A section of the Streptomyces sp. CG1 genome encodes:
- a CDS encoding LuxR C-terminal-related transcriptional regulator — protein sequence MIRVLLVHDACLVRSVLAEWLRGEQGLDVDDTPWHGAAARARSSCPDVCAADLDRADGQGVPPLGDLCPPGTGGRPPALVVLAHANRPGLLKQAAEAGALGFVDKAGSPDRLVRAIRSVARKERFIDDSLGFGFLKAAQMPLTRRELSVLSLAAAGASIAEIAGSLHLSYGTVRNYMASITRKTGARNRVDAIRISRGEGWV from the coding sequence ATGATCCGGGTGCTTCTGGTGCACGACGCGTGTCTGGTGCGATCGGTTCTGGCGGAGTGGCTGCGGGGGGAGCAGGGGCTGGATGTGGACGACACACCGTGGCACGGTGCCGCCGCCCGGGCGCGGTCGTCCTGTCCGGACGTGTGCGCGGCGGACCTCGACCGTGCCGACGGCCAAGGGGTGCCGCCGCTCGGCGATCTGTGTCCGCCCGGTACCGGTGGCAGGCCGCCGGCGCTCGTGGTGCTGGCCCATGCGAACCGGCCGGGCCTGCTGAAGCAGGCCGCCGAGGCGGGCGCGCTCGGTTTCGTCGACAAGGCCGGCTCGCCGGACCGGCTGGTGCGCGCCATCCGCTCCGTCGCCCGGAAAGAACGTTTCATCGACGATTCGCTGGGCTTCGGGTTCCTCAAGGCGGCTCAGATGCCGCTCACCAGACGTGAGCTGAGCGTGCTGTCCCTGGCCGCCGCGGGCGCGTCCATCGCGGAGATCGCCGGCAGCCTGCACCTGTCCTACGGCACCGTCCGCAACTACATGGCGTCCATCACCCGCAAGACCGGTGCGCGGAACCGCGTCGACGCGATCCGCATATCGCGGGGCGAGGGGTGGGTGTGA
- a CDS encoding NHLP family bacteriocin export ABC transporter peptidase/permease/ATPase subunit, with amino-acid sequence MTTTQERGRRRAAPAKRPVPKPRGGTVRTPTVLQMEAVECGAASLAMVLGHYGRHIPLEELRIACGVSRDGSRASNLLKAARSYGLTAKGMQMDLAALAEVRAPAILFWEFNHYVVFDGMGRRFGRRGVYINDPAKGRRFVPMEEFDGSFTGVVLVLEPGDGFTKGGRKPGVLGAMPARLRGTAGTLPAAVLASLLLVAVGAAVPALSRTYIDKFLIGGQTSLLGVLFASMATCVLLTLVLTWLQQSNLLHGRIISSTLSSARFLRHLLRLPVTFFAQRSPADLVQRLQSNDQVAETLARDLAAAGVDAIVVVLYAVLLYTYDPQLTFVGIGVALLNVVAMRLVVRLRATRTAKLRADTARLTNTSYTGLQLIETMKATGGEDGYFRKWAGQHATTLEEQQRLGVPSAWLGVVAPTLATFNSALILWIGGLRAVEGHISVGLLVAFQALVTRFTAPLTRLNGVAGRIQDFAADVARLKDVENFQADPLYARPGGGDSTRRLQGHVELENVTFGYSPLDKPLLTGFDLTVGPGQQVALVGGSGSGKSTVSRLISGLYAPWDGVIRIDDRRLEDIPRGALAASVSFVDQDVFLFEGSVRDNVALWDPSIPDEAVVEALKDAALYDVVMRRPGGIHSRVEQDGHNFSGGQRQRLEIARALVRRPSILVLDEVTSALDAETELVVMDNLRRRGCACVVIAHRLSTVRDSDEIVVLQHGTVVERGRHEELVAHGGTYAALVRER; translated from the coding sequence GTGACCACCACGCAGGAACGCGGCCGCAGACGTGCCGCCCCGGCCAAGCGGCCGGTCCCCAAGCCCCGTGGCGGCACGGTCCGTACGCCCACCGTGCTGCAGATGGAGGCCGTCGAGTGCGGCGCCGCCTCCCTCGCCATGGTCCTCGGCCACTACGGCCGGCACATCCCGCTGGAGGAGCTGCGGATCGCCTGCGGTGTGTCACGTGACGGCTCGCGCGCCTCCAACCTGCTGAAGGCGGCGCGCAGTTACGGTCTGACCGCCAAGGGCATGCAGATGGACCTGGCCGCCCTCGCCGAGGTGCGGGCGCCCGCCATCCTGTTCTGGGAGTTCAACCACTACGTCGTCTTCGACGGCATGGGCCGCCGCTTCGGCCGGCGGGGCGTGTACATCAACGACCCCGCCAAGGGCCGCCGATTCGTGCCGATGGAGGAGTTCGACGGCAGCTTCACCGGTGTCGTGCTGGTGCTGGAGCCGGGCGACGGCTTCACCAAGGGCGGCCGCAAGCCGGGCGTGCTCGGCGCGATGCCGGCCCGGCTGCGCGGCACCGCCGGCACCCTGCCCGCCGCCGTCCTGGCCAGCCTGCTGCTGGTCGCGGTCGGCGCCGCCGTGCCCGCGCTGAGCCGCACCTACATCGACAAGTTCCTCATCGGCGGCCAGACCTCCCTGCTGGGCGTGCTGTTCGCCTCGATGGCCACCTGTGTGCTGCTCACGCTGGTGCTGACCTGGCTGCAGCAGTCCAACCTGCTGCACGGCCGGATCATCTCCTCCACCCTGTCCAGCGCCCGCTTCCTGCGCCATCTGCTGCGGCTGCCGGTGACGTTCTTCGCCCAGCGCTCCCCCGCCGACCTGGTGCAGCGGCTGCAGTCCAACGACCAGGTCGCCGAGACCCTGGCCCGTGACCTCGCGGCGGCGGGGGTGGACGCCATCGTCGTCGTCCTCTACGCGGTGCTGCTCTACACCTACGACCCGCAGCTGACGTTCGTCGGCATCGGCGTGGCCCTGCTGAACGTGGTCGCCATGCGGCTGGTCGTACGGCTGCGCGCGACCCGTACGGCGAAGCTGCGCGCGGACACGGCACGGCTGACCAACACCTCGTACACCGGTCTCCAGCTGATCGAGACGATGAAGGCGACCGGCGGTGAGGACGGCTACTTCCGCAAGTGGGCCGGGCAGCACGCCACCACCCTGGAGGAGCAGCAGCGACTCGGGGTGCCGAGCGCCTGGCTCGGGGTGGTCGCGCCGACGCTCGCCACGTTCAACAGCGCGCTGATCCTGTGGATCGGCGGCCTGCGCGCGGTCGAGGGACACATCTCCGTCGGCCTCCTGGTCGCCTTCCAGGCGCTGGTCACCCGGTTCACCGCGCCGCTGACCCGGCTGAACGGCGTGGCGGGCCGGATCCAGGACTTCGCCGCCGACGTGGCCCGGCTGAAGGACGTGGAGAACTTCCAGGCCGACCCGCTCTATGCCCGCCCGGGCGGCGGCGATTCCACGCGCCGGCTCCAGGGGCATGTCGAGCTGGAGAACGTGACCTTCGGCTACAGCCCGCTGGACAAACCCCTGCTGACCGGCTTCGACCTGACCGTGGGCCCGGGGCAGCAGGTGGCGCTGGTGGGCGGCTCCGGCAGTGGAAAGTCGACGGTGTCCCGGCTGATCTCGGGCCTGTACGCGCCGTGGGACGGGGTGATCCGCATCGACGACCGCCGTCTTGAGGACATCCCCCGCGGCGCGCTCGCCGCCTCCGTCTCCTTCGTCGACCAGGACGTGTTCCTCTTCGAGGGCTCGGTCCGCGACAACGTGGCGCTGTGGGATCCGTCGATCCCGGACGAGGCCGTGGTGGAAGCGCTGAAGGACGCGGCTCTGTACGACGTGGTGATGCGCCGCCCGGGCGGCATCCACAGCAGGGTCGAGCAGGACGGCCACAACTTCTCCGGCGGCCAGCGCCAGCGTCTGGAGATCGCGCGGGCGCTCGTGCGCCGGCCGAGCATTCTGGTGCTGGACGAGGTGACCAGCGCGCTGGACGCGGAGACCGAGCTGGTCGTGATGGACAATCTGCGCCGGCGCGGCTGCGCCTGTGTGGTGATCGCGCACCGGCTGAGCACGGTCCGCGACAGCGACGAGATCGTGGTGCTCCAGCACGGCACGGTCGTCGAGCGCGGACGGCACGAGGAGCTGGTGGCGCACGGCGGCACGTACGCCGCGCTGGTCAGGGAGCGATGA
- a CDS encoding SpoIIE family protein phosphatase: MSDGPGSAPAADGASAALPVLSSALVSMMQEVRAHSGAVYLLRPEERVLEMTVHAGMPRAFAAPWERVGLSAPIPVADAARERRLVWVGGEEAMARCYPRIAVVLPYPFTLAALPVATERQVYGAVFVTWPGAHPSELSDGERDHLWAACDRLALRLERAAREDRPFALDAAEVVATPVAGVAGTLGSVEAARMVSRLPYGLVSMDLHGRIAFVNTAAAELLGRPAAELLGTLPWASVPWLNDPMYEDRYRGALLSQQVTSFVALRPPGEWLSFRMYPSTTGLSMRITRARTVAGIARGAPHADVSPSRLVTISQVLGFAGALTEAAGVQDVVQLVWDEVAAAVGSQAMVILGTQGGRLHVLGHRGYPDPHTVERFHGLPLSERTPGTHVLNSGVPAFFDSQEERERLYPGRHATPDGFAAWAYLPLIASGRPVGTCVLAYAEPHVFPADERAVLTSLGGLIAQALERAQLYDAKHRLAHGLQQALLPHSLAPPPGIEAAARYLPATHGMEIGGDFYDLVPTLPLAAAVIGDVQGHNVTAAGLMGQIRTGVRAYTTVGQAPHEVMSSTNRLLIDLGTELFASCLYLRLDPARGRAVMARAGHPPPLLRRPDGRVRVLDLAGGPLLGIDAAAAYPTTEVSLTPGSVLVLYTDGLVEAPSIDIEDSLVGLGELLSEIGDQPLDKLADELVQHSAAARDRMDDVAVLLLRACDRP; the protein is encoded by the coding sequence GTGTCCGACGGGCCAGGGTCGGCACCGGCAGCCGACGGGGCGTCCGCCGCCCTGCCGGTGCTGTCGTCTGCGCTGGTCTCGATGATGCAGGAGGTGCGGGCGCACTCCGGCGCGGTGTATCTGCTCAGGCCCGAGGAACGGGTCCTGGAGATGACGGTGCACGCGGGCATGCCCCGGGCGTTCGCGGCGCCGTGGGAGCGGGTCGGGCTGAGCGCGCCGATCCCGGTCGCCGACGCGGCACGCGAACGGCGGCTGGTGTGGGTGGGCGGCGAGGAGGCGATGGCCCGCTGCTATCCGCGTATCGCGGTGGTGCTGCCGTACCCGTTCACGCTGGCCGCGCTGCCCGTGGCGACGGAGCGGCAGGTGTACGGCGCGGTCTTCGTGACCTGGCCCGGCGCGCATCCGTCGGAGCTGTCCGACGGGGAGCGCGACCACCTGTGGGCGGCCTGCGACCGGCTGGCGCTGCGGCTGGAGCGGGCCGCGCGGGAGGACCGGCCGTTCGCCCTCGACGCGGCCGAGGTGGTGGCGACGCCGGTGGCGGGCGTGGCCGGCACGCTGGGCTCGGTGGAGGCGGCGCGGATGGTGTCCCGGCTGCCGTACGGGCTGGTGTCGATGGATCTGCACGGCCGGATCGCGTTCGTCAACACGGCCGCCGCCGAGCTGCTCGGCCGGCCGGCCGCCGAGCTGCTCGGCACACTGCCGTGGGCCTCGGTGCCCTGGCTCAACGACCCGATGTACGAGGACCGTTACCGGGGGGCGCTGCTCAGCCAGCAGGTGACGTCGTTCGTGGCGCTGCGCCCGCCGGGCGAGTGGCTGTCGTTCCGGATGTATCCGAGCACGACCGGGCTGAGCATGCGGATCACCCGGGCGCGAACGGTGGCGGGGATCGCGCGCGGGGCGCCGCACGCCGACGTGTCCCCGTCCCGGCTGGTGACGATCTCGCAGGTGCTGGGATTCGCGGGCGCGCTGACCGAGGCGGCCGGGGTGCAGGACGTCGTGCAGCTGGTCTGGGACGAGGTGGCCGCGGCGGTCGGCAGCCAGGCGATGGTGATCCTCGGCACGCAGGGCGGTCGGCTGCACGTACTGGGGCATCGCGGCTACCCGGATCCGCACACCGTGGAGCGGTTCCACGGGCTGCCGCTGAGCGAGCGGACGCCGGGTACCCATGTGCTGAACAGCGGGGTCCCGGCGTTCTTCGACTCCCAGGAGGAGCGGGAACGGCTGTATCCCGGGCGGCACGCGACGCCGGACGGCTTCGCGGCCTGGGCGTATCTGCCGCTGATCGCGTCCGGGCGGCCGGTGGGCACCTGTGTGCTGGCCTACGCCGAGCCGCATGTCTTCCCGGCCGACGAGCGGGCCGTACTGACGTCCCTGGGCGGGCTGATCGCCCAGGCTCTGGAGCGGGCTCAGCTCTACGACGCCAAACACCGGCTCGCGCACGGGCTCCAGCAGGCCCTGCTGCCGCACTCGCTGGCTCCGCCGCCCGGTATCGAGGCGGCCGCCCGCTATCTGCCGGCCACGCACGGCATGGAAATCGGCGGCGACTTCTACGACCTGGTGCCGACGCTGCCGCTGGCGGCGGCCGTGATCGGCGACGTCCAGGGGCACAACGTGACTGCGGCGGGCCTCATGGGGCAGATCCGCACCGGCGTCCGGGCGTACACCACGGTCGGGCAGGCACCGCACGAGGTCATGAGCAGCACCAACCGGCTGCTCATCGACCTCGGTACCGAGCTGTTCGCCAGCTGTCTGTATCTGCGGCTGGACCCGGCGCGCGGGCGGGCCGTCATGGCCCGGGCGGGGCATCCGCCGCCGCTGCTGCGACGGCCGGACGGACGGGTGCGGGTGCTGGACCTGGCGGGCGGCCCGCTGCTCGGGATCGACGCGGCCGCCGCGTATCCGACGACCGAGGTGTCCCTCACACCCGGATCGGTGCTCGTCCTGTACACCGACGGTCTGGTGGAGGCCCCGAGCATCGACATCGAGGACTCACTGGTGGGCCTCGGCGAGCTGCTGTCGGAGATCGGCGACCAGCCGCTGGACAAGCTCGCGGACGAGCTCGTCCAGCACAGCGCGGCGGCCCGGGACCGGATGGACGACGTGGCGGTGCTGCTGCTGCGGGCATGCGACCGCCCCTGA
- a CDS encoding S1 family peptidase — protein sequence MPKRKAAIAVGGVAALGAAALLLPHANASQDQGQASAAGGTAKTLKATQASGLAAQVQKMLGDAFAGSYFDSAKQQLVVNAVGGDTNAIAQAKSAGAVVRQVQNSLQELKGAAGTLKTKATIPGTSWAVDPRTDKVLVTADSTVTGAKWNRLQSTVQGLGSGMATLTKSAGAFKTFVSGGDAIFSQTQQGGVRCSLGFNVTASDGSPAFLTAGHCGVAAKNWSASQNGQPVATVDQAKFPGNDFSLVKYNDKTTQAPSEVNAGNGQTVQITKAADATVGETVFRMGSTTGLHNGQVTGLNATVNFASETNPGGTDTVNGLIQTNVCAEAGDSGGSLFTQDGSAVGLTSGGSGDCKSGGQTFFQPVTAALQATGATLGNGGNGGNGGNAGGAGNGGGGQSGSAAPSASASDPSGAGGAGGAGGAQIGGAGDQSGSAAPSDSATDPSGTGTGTGTGASSGSGAGSGSGDQSGSGTDPSGAGSANNGSSLTGTP from the coding sequence ATGCCCAAGCGCAAAGCCGCGATAGCGGTGGGCGGTGTCGCGGCGCTCGGAGCGGCGGCCCTCCTGCTGCCGCACGCCAACGCCTCGCAGGACCAGGGCCAGGCGTCGGCGGCCGGTGGCACCGCGAAGACGCTGAAGGCCACCCAGGCGTCCGGCCTCGCCGCCCAGGTTCAGAAGATGCTCGGTGACGCCTTCGCCGGGTCGTACTTCGACAGCGCCAAGCAGCAACTGGTCGTCAACGCAGTCGGCGGCGACACCAACGCGATCGCCCAGGCGAAGAGCGCGGGCGCGGTCGTGCGCCAGGTGCAGAACAGCCTCCAGGAGCTCAAGGGCGCAGCAGGCACGCTGAAGACCAAGGCGACCATCCCCGGCACCTCGTGGGCCGTGGATCCGCGCACCGACAAGGTCCTCGTCACCGCCGACTCCACCGTCACCGGCGCCAAGTGGAACAGACTGCAGTCGACCGTGCAGGGTCTCGGCTCCGGCATGGCGACGCTGACGAAGTCCGCCGGCGCCTTCAAGACCTTCGTCTCCGGCGGCGACGCCATCTTCTCCCAGACCCAGCAGGGCGGCGTGCGCTGCTCTCTCGGCTTCAACGTCACCGCCTCCGACGGCAGCCCCGCCTTTCTGACGGCCGGTCACTGCGGAGTCGCCGCCAAGAACTGGTCCGCCTCGCAGAACGGGCAGCCGGTCGCCACCGTCGACCAGGCCAAGTTCCCCGGCAACGACTTCTCGCTCGTCAAGTACAACGACAAGACGACCCAGGCGCCCAGCGAGGTCAACGCCGGCAACGGCCAGACCGTGCAGATCACCAAGGCCGCCGACGCCACCGTCGGCGAGACCGTGTTCCGCATGGGCTCGACCACCGGGCTGCACAACGGCCAGGTCACCGGGCTCAACGCCACCGTGAACTTCGCGAGCGAGACGAACCCGGGCGGCACCGACACCGTCAACGGCCTGATCCAGACCAACGTCTGCGCCGAGGCCGGCGACAGCGGCGGCTCCCTGTTCACCCAGGACGGCAGCGCAGTCGGCCTCACCTCCGGCGGCAGCGGCGACTGCAAGAGCGGCGGCCAGACCTTCTTCCAGCCGGTCACCGCCGCCCTGCAGGCAACCGGCGCGACCCTCGGTAACGGCGGTAACGGCGGTAACGGCGGTAACGCCGGTGGCGCGGGCAACGGCGGGGGCGGCCAGTCGGGTTCCGCGGCCCCGTCGGCCTCGGCCAGCGACCCGTCCGGCGCGGGCGGCGCGGGCGGCGCCGGCGGCGCGCAGATCGGCGGCGCGGGCGACCAGTCGGGTTCCGCCGCCCCGTCCGACTCGGCCACCGACCCGTCCGGCACCGGCACTGGCACTGGCACCGGGGCCAGCTCCGGCTCCGGGGCCGGCTCCGGCTCCGGTGACCAGTCCGGCAGCGGGACCGACCCGTCCGGCGCCGGCTCCGCGAACAACGGGTCGTCCTTGACCGGCACGCCCTGA
- a CDS encoding NHLP bacteriocin export ABC transporter permease/ATPase subunit: MTTVQEGYEGDLVLGALGSMGTRIDCAGFNRLDLEAPQVLWLVAAGALDLFAVDAVQQGHWHHLGRLEAGALLLGPVAGPQHTLVARPVRDCVVHRISLRELYQPANTQTWSYDEYGNPQYVPPATSPLEYAVALGVGRGLSVLFQAPMAEERAAAPTDDDVFWMQVPPGSVQYGALYGAEAAADLLMDPALWQSMVDQQYRLLTALDRWIEQLERTHETRTAAGIKAGEAVRAQADQTLLASIGKRSARRTTAADADAGYAACKLVAEAAGITLAEPAQSGTESERLDPVERVALASRVRTRAVRLHGRWWRENVGPLVGHRALSGAPVALLWRRGGYVAVHPGTGRETPIEKANAEEFEPRAVMFYRPLPDKVLSPLGLLRFSLQGTRSDVIGLLLAGLVTVAIGALVPVATGKVLGEFVPRAQEGLIVQVCLAVMVSGVVAAAFTLLENLSILRLEGRIEAALQPAVWDRLLRLPTRFFTQRSTGELASAAMGISAIRRLLAGVGPVVAQSVTVGAMNLGLLFWYSPAMATAAVGMLVVIAAVFLGLGLWQVRWQRKLTVLGNKLNNQAFQTLRGLPKLRVAAAENYAYAAWAREFARSRELQQKVGRIKNLTTVLGGIYLPVCTLLMFMLLAGPAKGAMSAADFLTFNTSVTMVLTSVTQLTGSFVSAVAALPLFEEIKPVFEATPEVREASTRPGLLSGALETRRLSFRYADDGPLVLDDVSFAVRPGEFVAVVGPSGCGKSTLLRLLIGFDKPVSGSVLYDGQDLAALDQSAVRRQCGVVLQHAQPFTGSILDVICGTEPYTPEEAMAAAEMAGLAEDIKRMPMGLHTIVAGNGAISGGQRQRLMIAQALIRRPRILFFDEATSALDNDTQRIVIESTRKLNATRVVIAHRLSTVLDADRVIVMEDGKVVQQGSPAELLADTTGRLHELVRRQLT, translated from the coding sequence ATGACGACTGTGCAGGAGGGATACGAAGGCGACCTCGTCCTCGGCGCACTGGGGTCCATGGGCACCCGGATCGACTGCGCCGGCTTCAACCGCCTGGACCTGGAAGCCCCGCAGGTGCTGTGGCTGGTCGCGGCCGGCGCGCTGGACCTGTTCGCGGTGGACGCCGTCCAGCAGGGTCACTGGCACCACCTGGGCCGGCTGGAGGCGGGCGCGCTGCTGCTCGGCCCGGTCGCCGGGCCCCAGCACACCCTGGTGGCCCGCCCGGTCCGGGACTGCGTGGTGCACCGCATCAGCCTGCGCGAGCTGTACCAGCCCGCGAACACCCAGACCTGGTCGTACGACGAGTACGGCAACCCCCAGTACGTACCCCCCGCCACCAGCCCGCTGGAGTACGCGGTCGCGCTCGGCGTCGGCCGTGGCCTGTCCGTCCTGTTCCAGGCGCCGATGGCGGAGGAGCGGGCCGCCGCGCCCACCGACGACGACGTGTTCTGGATGCAGGTGCCGCCGGGCAGCGTCCAGTACGGCGCGCTGTACGGCGCGGAGGCCGCCGCCGACCTGCTGATGGACCCGGCGCTGTGGCAGTCCATGGTCGACCAGCAGTACCGGCTGCTGACCGCGCTGGACCGCTGGATCGAGCAGCTGGAGCGCACCCACGAGACCCGCACGGCCGCCGGGATCAAGGCCGGTGAGGCGGTGCGCGCCCAGGCCGACCAGACGCTGCTGGCCTCCATCGGCAAGCGCTCGGCCCGCCGCACGACGGCCGCCGACGCCGACGCCGGCTATGCGGCCTGCAAGCTGGTCGCCGAGGCGGCCGGGATCACCCTGGCGGAGCCCGCGCAGAGCGGCACCGAGAGCGAACGCCTCGACCCGGTCGAGCGGGTGGCGCTCGCCTCCCGGGTGCGCACCCGGGCCGTACGGCTGCACGGGCGCTGGTGGCGGGAGAACGTGGGCCCGCTGGTCGGGCACCGGGCGCTGTCCGGGGCGCCGGTCGCGCTGCTGTGGCGGCGCGGCGGCTATGTGGCCGTGCATCCGGGCACCGGACGCGAGACACCGATCGAGAAGGCGAACGCGGAGGAGTTCGAGCCGCGCGCGGTGATGTTCTACCGGCCGCTGCCCGACAAGGTGCTCTCGCCGCTCGGTCTGCTCCGGTTCAGCCTCCAGGGCACCCGCAGTGACGTCATCGGTCTGCTGCTCGCGGGCCTGGTGACGGTGGCGATCGGCGCGCTGGTGCCGGTCGCGACGGGCAAGGTGCTCGGCGAGTTCGTGCCGAGGGCGCAGGAGGGCCTGATCGTCCAGGTGTGCCTGGCCGTGATGGTGAGCGGGGTGGTGGCGGCGGCGTTCACGCTGCTGGAGAACCTGTCCATCCTGCGTCTGGAGGGCCGGATCGAGGCCGCGCTGCAGCCCGCCGTGTGGGACCGGCTGCTCAGGCTGCCCACCCGGTTCTTCACCCAGCGCTCCACGGGTGAACTCGCCAGTGCCGCCATGGGCATCAGCGCGATACGCCGGCTGCTGGCCGGCGTCGGCCCGGTGGTCGCGCAGTCCGTCACGGTCGGCGCGATGAACCTGGGCCTGCTGTTCTGGTACAGCCCGGCGATGGCCACGGCCGCGGTCGGCATGCTCGTCGTCATCGCGGCCGTGTTCCTGGGGCTCGGGCTCTGGCAGGTACGCTGGCAGCGCAAGCTGACGGTGCTCGGCAACAAGCTGAACAACCAGGCCTTCCAGACCCTGCGCGGCCTGCCCAAGCTGCGGGTGGCGGCGGCCGAGAACTACGCCTACGCGGCCTGGGCCCGGGAGTTCGCGCGCAGCCGGGAGCTGCAGCAGAAGGTCGGCCGGATCAAGAACCTCACCACGGTGCTCGGCGGGATCTATCTGCCGGTGTGCACGCTGCTGATGTTCATGCTGCTCGCGGGCCCGGCGAAGGGCGCGATGTCGGCGGCGGACTTCCTCACCTTCAACACCTCGGTGACGATGGTGCTGACCTCGGTCACCCAGCTGACCGGTTCCTTCGTCTCCGCGGTGGCCGCGCTGCCGCTGTTCGAGGAGATCAAGCCGGTCTTCGAGGCGACGCCCGAGGTGCGGGAGGCGAGCACGCGGCCGGGTCTGCTGTCGGGTGCTCTGGAGACCCGGCGGCTCTCCTTCCGGTACGCCGACGACGGCCCGCTCGTCCTGGACGACGTGTCCTTCGCCGTACGCCCCGGTGAGTTCGTGGCGGTCGTCGGGCCGAGCGGCTGTGGCAAGTCCACGCTGCTCCGGCTGCTCATCGGCTTCGACAAGCCGGTCTCGGGCAGTGTCCTGTACGACGGCCAGGACCTCGCGGCACTCGATCAGTCGGCCGTACGCCGCCAGTGCGGGGTCGTGCTCCAGCACGCGCAGCCGTTCACCGGCTCCATCCTGGACGTCATCTGCGGCACCGAGCCGTACACGCCGGAGGAGGCGATGGCGGCCGCCGAGATGGCGGGGCTCGCGGAGGACATCAAGCGGATGCCGATGGGCCTGCACACCATCGTGGCCGGCAACGGCGCGATCTCCGGCGGTCAGCGGCAGCGCCTGATGATCGCCCAGGCCCTGATCCGGCGCCCGCGCATCCTGTTCTTCGACGAGGCCACCAGC
- a CDS encoding HlyD family efflux transporter periplasmic adaptor subunit, producing the protein MQFRQQALAKLQSPEELDLPVRLARPQGWLALGVTVVVMAAASVWAVTGSVASTVGAPAILTHGQGSYLLQSPVSGQVTAVLAKQGEQLPADAAVLKVRTAQGDAVVRTVAAGRVTALAATIGQIIQTGTNVAAVEKVAHASDPLYATVYVPAENAADIPEHASVDLTVSSVPTQTYGVLRGRVKSVDRTAQSAQSISAFLGDSQLGQQFTSKGRPVAVLVALDTSASTTSGYRWSTTDGPPFRLDSMTLASGSIRLADQHPVDWLLP; encoded by the coding sequence GTGCAGTTCCGCCAACAGGCCCTCGCCAAGCTCCAGTCACCGGAAGAGCTGGACCTCCCGGTGCGGCTGGCCCGCCCCCAGGGCTGGCTCGCCCTCGGTGTCACCGTCGTCGTGATGGCGGCGGCGTCCGTCTGGGCGGTGACCGGTTCGGTCGCCTCCACGGTGGGCGCACCGGCCATCCTCACGCACGGGCAGGGCAGCTATCTGCTGCAGAGCCCGGTGTCCGGCCAGGTCACGGCCGTCCTCGCGAAGCAGGGCGAACAACTCCCCGCCGATGCCGCCGTGCTCAAGGTCCGTACGGCTCAGGGCGATGCGGTGGTCCGCACGGTCGCCGCGGGCCGGGTCACGGCGCTCGCCGCCACCATCGGGCAGATCATCCAGACCGGCACCAACGTCGCCGCCGTGGAGAAGGTCGCCCATGCCTCCGATCCGCTGTACGCGACCGTGTACGTGCCCGCCGAGAACGCCGCCGACATCCCGGAGCACGCCTCCGTGGATCTCACCGTCTCCTCGGTGCCGACGCAGACGTACGGCGTGCTGCGCGGCCGGGTGAAGTCGGTGGACCGCACCGCGCAGTCCGCCCAGTCGATCTCCGCGTTCCTCGGAGACAGCCAGCTGGGCCAGCAGTTCACCAGCAAGGGCCGCCCGGTGGCCGTACTGGTCGCACTCGACACGTCGGCGAGCACGACGAGCGGTTACCGCTGGTCCACCACGGACGGGCCGCCGTTCCGGCTCGACTCCATGACCCTCGCCTCCGGTTCGATCCGGCTGGCCGACCAGCATCCCGTCGATTGGCTGCTCCCGTGA
- a CDS encoding type A2 lantipeptide — MNSTPQVETVEISDAELDNVSGGLSVNTLNTVTGAVNGIAPVSGAVNTAVGTVEGVTGLNVQPVTDLVAGL, encoded by the coding sequence ATGAACTCCACCCCCCAGGTTGAGACCGTCGAGATCTCGGACGCCGAGCTGGACAACGTCTCCGGCGGCCTGTCCGTGAACACCCTCAACACCGTGACCGGTGCCGTCAACGGCATCGCCCCGGTTTCCGGTGCGGTCAACACCGCCGTCGGCACCGTCGAGGGTGTCACCGGCCTGAACGTGCAGCCGGTCACCGACCTGGTCGCCGGTCTCTGA
- a CDS encoding PaaI family thioesterase — MTMTPAEADKILIAHFAPWVLDLGLTVEAVGEDRAVLRLPWSERLAREGGGLSGQALMAAADTATVIAVSAARGGFVPMTTVQQSTSFQRAVTGSDVRIEAVLTKLGRRMAFADIALSDAGSGALAARASTVYAILG; from the coding sequence ATGACGATGACCCCCGCGGAAGCCGACAAGATCCTCATCGCGCACTTCGCGCCTTGGGTGCTCGATCTCGGGCTGACCGTCGAGGCGGTGGGCGAGGACCGGGCCGTACTGCGTCTGCCCTGGTCGGAGCGGCTGGCCCGGGAGGGCGGCGGGCTGTCGGGGCAGGCGCTGATGGCGGCCGCCGACACGGCGACGGTGATCGCGGTGTCCGCCGCGCGCGGCGGTTTCGTGCCGATGACGACGGTTCAGCAGTCGACGTCGTTCCAGCGGGCGGTGACCGGTTCGGATGTCCGGATCGAAGCGGTCCTGACGAAGCTGGGCCGCCGGATGGCGTTCGCGGACATCGCGCTCAGCGACGCCGGATCGGGGGCGCTCGCGGCCCGGGCGAGCACGGTGTACGCGATTCTTGGCTGA